One window of the Candidatus Jettenia sp. genome contains the following:
- the leuD gene encoding 3-isopropylmalate dehydratase small subunit → MKGTCWKFGDNINTDEIIPARYLNTINTKELASHCMEDIDPNFIKKAKGGDVIVAGDNFGCGSSREHAPIAIKAAGISCVIAKSFARIFFRNAINIGLPIFECPEAVEQIQEGDEIEIDLATAEILNHTSKKKFKFEPFPQEMQEIIQAGGLMNFVKKNIAHSKNEL, encoded by the coding sequence ATGAAAGGCACATGTTGGAAATTTGGGGATAATATCAATACTGATGAGATTATTCCGGCGCGATATTTGAATACTATTAATACAAAAGAACTAGCATCTCACTGCATGGAGGATATTGATCCAAATTTTATAAAGAAGGCTAAAGGCGGTGACGTTATTGTGGCAGGGGATAACTTTGGATGCGGTTCCTCCCGTGAGCATGCGCCAATTGCCATCAAGGCTGCAGGGATTTCATGTGTTATCGCAAAATCCTTTGCCCGCATATTCTTTAGAAATGCTATCAATATTGGTTTGCCTATTTTTGAATGTCCTGAGGCGGTAGAACAAATCCAGGAGGGAGATGAAATAGAAATTGATCTGGCAACCGCTGAGATTCTCAACCATACTTCAAAAAAGAAATTCAAATTTGAACCGTTTCCGCAAGAGATGCAGGAGATTATTCAGGCTGGTGGATTAATGAATTTTGTAAAAAAGAATATAGCTCATTCTAAAAATGAGCTCTAG
- a CDS encoding FprA family A-type flavoprotein, which yields MQTLEIKKNIHWVGALNATLRVFDVVFQTRYGTTYNSYLIQADKPTLIDSVHAKFTEEHIAKLKSLIDLKDIYYIVVNHTEMDHSGALGDLLREAPNAQILSTKTAAFFLKNILHKDFNGKIVEDGELVSLGNKQLKFVHAPFWHWPDTMFSYLEEDRVLFPCDGFATHFCDERLFDDRVDDFTEDFQHYYEHIMGPYRKKILEAIEKIRNLDIQLIAPSHGPILRTNPRKYIKAYEDWSTSRKDPNKKQIIIFYASMYGNTKKMAEAVAKGASTINTEVKVFDAAQISPEFIRCEIESADGILFGSSTLNGDAIRPMWDIIDIMFSVNAKGKKCATFGTYGWSGEATKQMEDRLNGLKLKVIQPPIKVVLTPTEDDLKRCSIFGYDFVKTLTDNPSA from the coding sequence ATGCAAACCCTGGAAATTAAAAAAAATATACATTGGGTAGGCGCATTAAATGCTACTCTGAGGGTATTCGATGTAGTATTTCAAACCCGATATGGCACTACATACAATTCTTATTTAATCCAAGCAGATAAACCTACGCTTATTGATTCCGTTCATGCAAAGTTTACCGAAGAACATATCGCCAAACTCAAATCATTAATTGACCTGAAAGATATTTATTACATTGTTGTCAATCATACAGAAATGGACCATTCAGGGGCGCTGGGTGATTTACTGAGAGAAGCTCCGAATGCTCAAATTTTATCTACAAAAACAGCGGCGTTTTTTCTAAAAAACATTCTTCATAAGGATTTTAACGGAAAAATAGTTGAAGATGGTGAGCTTGTTAGTTTGGGTAATAAACAATTAAAGTTTGTCCATGCTCCTTTTTGGCATTGGCCTGATACGATGTTTTCCTATTTAGAAGAAGATCGAGTACTCTTTCCTTGTGATGGATTTGCAACACATTTTTGCGATGAACGGCTCTTTGATGATAGGGTAGATGATTTCACGGAAGATTTTCAGCACTATTACGAGCACATAATGGGTCCTTACAGGAAGAAGATCCTTGAGGCGATAGAAAAGATTAGAAATTTAGATATCCAGTTGATTGCACCAAGCCACGGTCCTATTCTTCGAACTAATCCAAGGAAGTATATTAAAGCATATGAGGATTGGAGTACCTCGAGAAAAGATCCTAATAAAAAACAGATAATAATTTTTTATGCGTCTATGTATGGAAATACGAAAAAAATGGCGGAAGCGGTAGCTAAGGGGGCATCTACAATAAACACAGAGGTAAAAGTTTTTGATGCTGCTCAAATATCTCCGGAATTTATACGGTGTGAAATTGAATCGGCGGACGGTATATTGTTCGGGTCTTCAACTTTAAATGGCGATGCGATACGGCCGATGTGGGACATTATCGATATTATGTTTAGTGTTAATGCAAAAGGCAAGAAGTGTGCGACATTCGGTACGTATGGCTGGAGCGGTGAGGCAACAAAACAAATGGAAGACCGATTAAACGGACTTAAACTAAAAGTTATCCAGCCTCCCATAAAAGTTGTTCTTACTCCTACAGAAGACGATTTAAAAAGGTGCTCCATCTTTGGGTATGATTTTGTTAAGACACTAACAGACAATCCATCGGCATGA
- a CDS encoding acyl-CoA dehydratase activase: MSRKKYIGLDIGSVSVKAVLINEHKEILEDHYIRSHGQPVETFLLVLKDLFNRTHIDDIDGMAITGSGGKLVSELMNIAFINEVVAHSKATTTLHPEVRTIVEIGGEDSKLMLIERDSTTQQTKVSDFSMNTMCAAGTGSFLDQQATRLGIAIEKEFGELALKSKNPPRIAGRCSVFAKTDMIHLQQEGTPVHDIVAGLCYAMARNFKSNIGKGKEFFRPIVLQGGVAANVGMVKAFEDILELKLGELIIPKYFKVMGAIGAVFTIMDKGIHSPFRGLKEIEEYLRDRSAKASNLEPLRTDNYKIIDGLHPVSGDEKIEAYVGVDVGSISTNVVVIDKHKNVLSRRYLMTAGRPLEAVKQGLYEVGLEIGDKVVICGAGTTGSGRYLTGDFIGADIAKNEITAHATAAACVDKNVDTIFEIGGQDSKFIRLENGAIVDFAMNKVCAAGTGSFLEEQAEKLSISIKGEFSKRALSSCCPSHLGERCTVFMESDLNHHQQRGTSKDDLLAGLSYSVVLNFINRVVEDRKIGNTIFFQGGVAANRGVKAAFEKVTGKKIIVPPHHDIMGAIGSAIIAMEEKTWEKSRFKGFDLRHKRYELSSFVCKDCSNICEIRKVSIEGENPLHYGSRCGKFDDERSLKKGKHLPRLFRERKEALFNTYKKNKPDQPIGKKIGIPQVSTFHDFYPMWKAFFIELGFDVITSSDTNKDIVYNGVEVITAETCFPIKVAHGHVIDLLDRDIDYLFLPGVINLTHASSKFTHSYACPYVQCIPYLVRSAIDFREKNFKVLSPIIHFEYGEDYVNKTLRQIARSIGRTGKVIETSIKAAHEAQQAFNKTLEARGKEILEKLGENEKAFVLISRSYNGCDTGMNLGLPEKLRDLGIMTIPLDFLKLDLEDIAHDYPNMYWKTGQKFLAAARLIAKDKRLYPLYITNFGCGPDSFITKFFTKELEGKPCLTIEIDEHSSDVGAITRCEAFIDSLKNVKPGHNGKRLRETIPVKGFIEKKKRTIYIPYMCDHGRMIAASMRANGVLAEALPMANRQSVDIGRKFTSGKECYPAILTTGDIVKKALSPDFDPESSAFFMATASGPCRFGQYNTFHRMVLDELGFHNVPIYTMDQGENYGEDTKKLGTHFRKLAWNGIMYIDLLQKLQRETRPYEVNKGETDVLYEDYVKKSELALEKHLNLIELSREACKAFTSIKVDRSKPRPLIGVIGETYVRCNEFANNFLARHIERLGGEAFIPPFAEWINYIAHCRRENCLSEKNYKGFLGEFISDIVQRYDAYRLTQVFKGRIRHFLKDTSIKELIKKGKPYIDDSYKGDPVLSMGKAIEYFEEGFDGIVNVIPFHCMPGTVVNGVLEKFQRDFNGLPCLKLSFDGQEQTNEETRLEAFIHQAYQRMEGRLNSKKYGKVNHRQKKPSVAFHSQGKDKERKKISKKEVFSE, encoded by the coding sequence ATATTGGCTCAGTTAGTGTAAAAGCGGTATTGATTAATGAACATAAGGAAATTTTGGAAGACCATTATATCCGCTCGCATGGTCAACCGGTAGAAACATTTCTCCTTGTCTTAAAAGATCTATTCAACAGAACCCACATTGACGATATCGATGGTATGGCCATTACAGGGTCTGGTGGCAAGTTAGTGTCTGAATTAATGAACATTGCGTTTATTAACGAAGTCGTGGCTCATAGTAAGGCGACTACAACATTGCACCCTGAAGTACGGACTATTGTCGAAATTGGCGGTGAAGACTCAAAGCTCATGCTTATTGAACGTGATTCTACAACACAACAAACAAAGGTCTCGGATTTCTCAATGAATACTATGTGCGCTGCGGGCACAGGTTCATTTTTAGATCAACAAGCCACAAGACTTGGCATTGCTATAGAGAAAGAATTTGGGGAATTGGCATTAAAATCTAAGAACCCGCCACGCATAGCCGGCCGCTGCAGTGTGTTTGCCAAAACAGATATGATCCATCTTCAGCAAGAGGGTACACCTGTACATGATATTGTTGCTGGCCTCTGTTATGCTATGGCAAGGAATTTTAAAAGCAATATCGGAAAGGGAAAGGAATTTTTCAGACCTATTGTCTTGCAAGGTGGTGTGGCAGCTAATGTTGGTATGGTTAAGGCATTCGAGGATATTTTAGAACTTAAACTAGGGGAACTAATTATACCAAAATATTTTAAGGTAATGGGAGCAATTGGAGCGGTATTTACTATTATGGATAAAGGTATTCATTCACCTTTCAGAGGGCTGAAGGAGATTGAGGAGTACCTGAGAGACCGCAGTGCAAAGGCATCTAACCTTGAACCTCTCCGTACAGATAACTACAAAATCATTGATGGATTACATCCGGTTAGTGGAGATGAGAAGATTGAGGCATATGTCGGTGTAGACGTTGGTTCAATTAGCACAAATGTTGTTGTTATCGATAAACATAAAAATGTCTTATCAAGACGCTATCTTATGACGGCGGGAAGACCATTAGAAGCTGTAAAGCAAGGTCTTTATGAAGTGGGATTAGAGATAGGAGATAAAGTGGTTATCTGTGGTGCTGGAACCACAGGCTCCGGCCGTTACTTGACAGGAGATTTTATCGGCGCTGACATTGCAAAGAATGAAATAACAGCTCATGCTACTGCTGCCGCTTGTGTAGATAAAAATGTAGATACTATTTTTGAAATCGGTGGACAAGATTCAAAATTTATACGATTAGAAAATGGCGCTATTGTTGATTTTGCCATGAATAAAGTGTGTGCTGCTGGCACTGGTTCATTTTTAGAAGAGCAGGCCGAAAAGCTGAGTATAAGTATCAAAGGTGAATTTAGCAAACGAGCCCTTTCTTCATGTTGTCCCTCCCATCTTGGTGAGCGGTGCACCGTTTTTATGGAATCCGATCTTAACCACCACCAACAACGAGGAACATCCAAGGATGATTTACTGGCAGGTCTTAGTTACTCTGTAGTGTTGAACTTTATTAACCGGGTAGTTGAGGATAGAAAGATTGGAAATACTATTTTCTTTCAGGGAGGAGTAGCCGCTAACCGAGGTGTGAAGGCAGCATTCGAGAAAGTAACAGGGAAAAAGATTATAGTCCCCCCTCATCATGATATTATGGGCGCCATTGGCTCTGCCATTATTGCTATGGAAGAAAAAACCTGGGAAAAATCAAGATTTAAAGGATTTGATCTCCGCCACAAAAGATATGAGCTATCTTCTTTTGTTTGCAAGGATTGTTCAAACATCTGCGAAATTAGAAAAGTCAGTATTGAGGGAGAAAATCCACTTCATTATGGCAGTCGTTGTGGTAAATTTGACGATGAACGATCTTTAAAAAAGGGGAAACACCTGCCCAGACTTTTTCGTGAAAGGAAGGAAGCCCTCTTTAATACCTACAAGAAAAACAAACCAGACCAGCCTATCGGGAAAAAGATCGGTATACCCCAAGTGTCTACTTTCCATGATTTTTATCCTATGTGGAAGGCATTTTTCATAGAATTAGGTTTTGATGTTATAACTTCCAGCGATACCAATAAAGATATTGTTTATAATGGGGTAGAAGTAATTACAGCAGAAACATGCTTTCCCATTAAAGTAGCCCACGGACATGTAATAGATCTTTTAGATAGGGATATTGATTATCTATTTCTTCCCGGCGTTATTAATTTAACACATGCCAGTTCAAAATTTACACACTCATATGCATGTCCTTATGTACAATGTATTCCATATCTTGTACGCTCGGCTATTGATTTTAGGGAAAAGAACTTTAAGGTCTTGTCTCCCATTATTCATTTTGAATACGGGGAAGATTATGTAAATAAGACATTGCGGCAAATTGCAAGAAGTATAGGAAGGACAGGAAAAGTAATAGAAACATCTATCAAGGCAGCACATGAAGCACAACAAGCTTTTAACAAAACTTTAGAAGCTCGGGGAAAAGAAATTTTGGAGAAATTAGGAGAAAATGAAAAGGCATTTGTGCTGATTAGTCGCTCTTACAATGGATGTGATACCGGTATGAACTTAGGTCTTCCGGAAAAATTGCGCGATTTAGGAATTATGACCATTCCTCTCGATTTTTTGAAGTTAGATCTTGAAGATATAGCTCATGATTATCCAAATATGTACTGGAAAACAGGGCAAAAATTTCTTGCGGCTGCCAGATTAATAGCTAAAGATAAGAGACTCTATCCGTTGTATATTACTAATTTTGGCTGTGGTCCTGATTCATTTATAACTAAATTCTTTACCAAAGAGCTAGAGGGAAAACCTTGTTTGACCATAGAAATTGATGAGCACAGTTCTGATGTGGGGGCAATAACTCGATGTGAGGCATTTATCGACAGCCTGAAAAATGTTAAGCCCGGCCATAACGGTAAAAGATTAAGAGAAACTATTCCTGTTAAAGGATTCATTGAAAAAAAGAAAAGGACGATTTACATTCCTTATATGTGCGATCATGGAAGAATGATTGCCGCCTCTATGAGAGCGAATGGAGTACTGGCAGAGGCACTGCCTATGGCAAACAGGCAATCGGTTGATATCGGGCGTAAATTTACTTCAGGAAAGGAATGTTACCCTGCAATTCTTACAACAGGAGATATTGTAAAAAAGGCGTTAAGTCCTGATTTTGATCCCGAATCCAGCGCATTCTTTATGGCAACAGCATCCGGTCCTTGCCGATTTGGACAATATAATACATTCCACCGTATGGTATTGGATGAGCTTGGATTTCATAACGTGCCTATATACACAATGGATCAAGGAGAAAACTATGGCGAAGATACTAAAAAATTGGGCACCCATTTTCGTAAGTTAGCATGGAACGGCATTATGTATATTGACCTCTTGCAAAAGCTACAAAGAGAAACAAGGCCTTATGAAGTAAATAAAGGTGAAACGGATGTGCTCTATGAAGATTACGTAAAAAAATCGGAGCTAGCGCTTGAAAAACATCTAAATCTCATTGAGCTCTCCAGGGAAGCTTGCAAGGCTTTTACCAGTATAAAGGTAGATCGGAGTAAACCCAGACCGTTAATCGGTGTCATCGGAGAGACCTATGTTCGATGCAATGAATTTGCAAATAATTTTCTCGCAAGACATATTGAGCGTTTGGGAGGAGAGGCTTTTATTCCGCCTTTTGCTGAGTGGATTAATTATATTGCACACTGCCGTAGGGAAAATTGCCTCTCTGAGAAGAACTACAAAGGTTTTTTAGGCGAATTTATTTCGGATATTGTCCAGAGATATGATGCCTATAGACTCACACAGGTATTTAAAGGGAGAATTCGGCACTTCTTGAAAGATACATCTATCAAAGAACTTATTAAAAAAGGGAAGCCATATATAGATGATTCTTACAAAGGCGATCCGGTGCTGAGCATGGGCAAGGCAATCGAGTATTTTGAGGAAGGGTTTGATGGAATTGTAAATGTAATCCCTTTCCACTGTATGCCGGGAACGGTCGTAAATGGAGTGCTTGAAAAGTTCCAAAGAGATTTTAATGGTCTGCCATGCCTCAAATTATCCTTCGACGGTCAGGAGCAAACTAACGAAGAGACACGGTTAGAGGCATTTATACACCAGGCATACCAAAGAATGGAAGGCAGATTAAATTCGAAAAAATATGGTAAAGTAAACCACAGACAGAAAAAGCCTTCCGTTGCATTTCATTCGCAAGGTAAAGATAAAGAAAGAAAAAAGATTTCTAAAAAAGAAGTTTTTTCAGAGTAG